A window from Oreochromis aureus strain Israel breed Guangdong linkage group 16, ZZ_aureus, whole genome shotgun sequence encodes these proteins:
- the LOC116316184 gene encoding olfactory receptor 6N2-like — translation MNATYITFGGHVEVEKYRYLYFVVMFMVYVLIICSNSTIVWLIIVQKSLHEPMYIFIAALLVNSVVLSTVIYPKLLIDFLSEKQIILYQACLFQVFLFYALSCSEFLLLSAMAYDRYVSICKPLQYPSIMRRTRVNIFLVLCWFLPAIQVAVPIAGNANTPLCNFTLNGIFCNNSVNRLYCVNSRELSIYGMVVLFNVALSPMFFILFTYIKIIIVAYQSCGNVRKKAAQTCLPHVLVLINYSCLLTYDMVIVRLESEFPKTARFIMTLQFVTYNPLCNPIIYGLKMKEISKHLKILFS, via the coding sequence ATGAATGCAACATATATAACTTTTGGTGGTCACGTGGAAGTGGAGAAATACCGTTATCTTTATTTTGTGGTCATGTTTATGGTATATGTTCTAATAATTTGCAGCAATTCCACTATTGTGTGGCTTATCATAGTTCAAAAAAGCCTCCATGAGCCTATGTACATTTTCATTGCAGCTTTGTTAGTGAACTCTGTTGTTTTGAGCACTGTCATCTACCCGAAGCTTTTGATTGACTTCTTATCTGAAAAACAGATTATTTTGTATCAAGCCTGTCTCTTTCAAGTATTCCTGTTTTATGCCTTAAGTTGCTCAGAATTCTTACTGCTGTCAGCCATGGCTTATGACAGATATGTGTCTATATGTAAACCTCTGCAATATCCTTCTATAATGAGAAGAACAAGAGTCAATATTTTCCTGGTTTTGTGCTGGTTTTTACCTGCTATTCAGGTTGCAGTGCCGATAGCAGGAAATGCAAATACACCACTCTGTAACTTTACTCTGAACGGTATTTTTTGTAACAATTCGGTAAACCGTCTTTATTGTGTTAATTCAAGAGAATTATCTATATATGGTATGGTTGTTCTATTTAACGTTGCACTTTCTCCTAtgttttttatactttttacaTACATAAAGATAATTATAGTTGCCTATCAGAGTTGTGGAAATGTCAGAAAAAAAGCTGCACAAACCTGTTTGCCTCATGTGCTAGTGCTTATTAACTATTCTTGTTTGCTTACTTATGATATGGTTATAGTTAGACTGGAATCAGAGTTTCCTAAAACTGCACGTTTTATAATGACATTACAGTTTGTAACATATAACCCTCTCTGCAATCCAATTATATATGGactaaagatgaaagaaatttCTAAACACCTCAAAATACTGTTCAGTTAA